Proteins from a single region of Flavobacterium sp. YJ01:
- a CDS encoding RagB/SusD family nutrient uptake outer membrane protein — protein MKKIIITFLLSAGLLVSCTELEVTPNSFVTEDNYFNTQDDAVASVTAVYASLSLDPGEQSLFGRNLYFLTDMGSDYAAAGVSATNPQVRAMSALTHDATTDRVQVAWRQIYAGINRANVAIDNIPKVTGSEVIKTRLINEAKFIRGLLYFQAVRLWGGVPIVLHEATSIDLGSLKTNRATVEEVYAQIIKDLTDAEALPATYSTADAGRATSGAAKAILAKVYITRKDWPNTILKAREVINGGYGYALFEDFQDIFTKTKKNGKEHIFSVQFEPNQAGNGSSGSTFQATSFTGFTATEPADIVSDVALFYDIYAAGDKRRDVSYAKQLLNPATGTLYTFPKPIFKKYLDLTNLATPSNVAINFPVIRYADILLSLAEAINEQSGPTAESYELINQVRRRAFGKAITTPDVTVDLVGLNQTTFRAAIQEERKKEFVQEGQRWFDLVRWGTLVTEVKKVTAKNSVSERNNLYPIPQSERNINPDGLPQNPGY, from the coding sequence ATGAAAAAGATCATTATAACATTCCTTTTAAGTGCCGGTTTATTGGTATCGTGCACGGAGCTTGAGGTAACCCCAAACTCTTTTGTAACCGAAGACAATTATTTTAATACTCAAGATGATGCTGTAGCAAGTGTAACTGCTGTTTATGCTTCTTTAAGCCTTGATCCAGGAGAACAAAGTTTATTTGGAAGAAACCTTTATTTCTTAACCGATATGGGTTCTGATTATGCAGCAGCAGGAGTTTCTGCAACCAATCCGCAAGTAAGAGCAATGAGCGCTTTAACTCACGATGCTACTACCGACCGTGTTCAAGTGGCTTGGAGACAAATTTATGCGGGAATAAACAGAGCAAATGTTGCCATTGATAATATTCCTAAAGTAACAGGCTCAGAAGTTATTAAAACTAGATTGATTAATGAAGCCAAATTCATTAGAGGTTTATTGTATTTTCAAGCAGTACGTCTTTGGGGCGGAGTTCCGATTGTTTTGCATGAAGCAACATCTATTGATTTAGGAAGCTTAAAAACCAATAGAGCAACTGTCGAAGAAGTTTACGCTCAAATCATTAAAGATTTAACAGATGCTGAAGCTTTGCCTGCAACTTACTCTACAGCAGATGCTGGACGTGCTACTTCTGGAGCTGCAAAAGCGATTTTGGCAAAAGTGTATATTACAAGAAAAGATTGGCCAAATACTATTTTAAAAGCGAGAGAAGTGATTAATGGCGGTTACGGATATGCTTTGTTTGAAGACTTTCAAGATATTTTTACTAAAACTAAAAAGAACGGAAAAGAACATATTTTCTCTGTTCAGTTTGAACCAAATCAAGCAGGAAATGGTTCTAGCGGAAGTACTTTTCAAGCGACTTCTTTCACGGGATTTACAGCAACAGAACCTGCCGATATAGTTTCTGACGTTGCATTATTTTATGATATTTACGCCGCTGGAGATAAAAGAAGAGATGTAAGCTACGCCAAACAATTGCTAAATCCTGCAACAGGAACACTTTATACTTTTCCAAAACCAATTTTCAAAAAATACTTGGATTTGACCAATTTGGCAACGCCTTCTAATGTGGCAATCAACTTTCCTGTGATTCGTTATGCGGACATTCTTTTGTCTTTAGCGGAAGCGATAAATGAACAAAGCGGACCAACCGCAGAATCGTACGAATTGATTAATCAAGTGAGAAGAAGAGCTTTTGGAAAGGCAATTACAACGCCAGATGTAACAGTTGATTTAGTTGGATTAAATCAAACCACTTTTAGAGCGGCAATTCAGGAAGAACGCAAAAAAGAATTTGTTCAAGAAGGACAAAGATGGTTTGACTTAGTGAGATGGGGAACTTTGGTTACTGAAGTGAAAAAAGTAACGGCTAAAAACTCTGTTTCGGAAAGAAATAATCTTTATCCGATTCCACAAAGTGAAAGAAATATCAACCCTGACGGTTTACCACAGAATCCTGGATATTAA
- a CDS encoding TonB-dependent receptor — translation MKKKLNIHILLFLLFITAGIQAQNTTPLIQSKLDGTVVDDVTNQPIIGASVTIKGTTHGVITDAEGKFYFQTGQKFPYTLIVSYIGYKKAEVIVEKNPVIINLKEERQELDELVVVGYGTQKRKDITGSVASVPKANLSQVTSSADNLLRGAVAGVVVTQSSGRPGASSSVRIRGGNSITAGNEPLYVVDGILIYNDNANSSAGVTYAGASVNVLSTINPADIESIEVLKDASATAIYGSRGANGVVIITTKKGTKGQDNISYQGYFGFQNISKKLKLMNASEWASLRNDVQASIGQAPSFTAAQIEAFKTSGSYDWQSAAFRTAAPVQSHNLSFSGGDERSRYSVSAGYFDQEGIVLGSDFKRISLRANYERNYSQNFKFGVNANYTYSLANGVGTSGSGRTPNPLVAAVLTAPVVPIKNADGSYNVTNNPYTTSVNGYVPNPINDLENTTNQTNLNRILTSLFGEYKITKKLTAKVAVSGDVLNTKQNYYAPANTTTGAGTKGLASVGDRLVGSVLNENTLNYNTTFGENHKFSALGGYTLQYTKGEVVNAGANTFVNDANTYNALQDGVAVKPYSEAYESVLKSWLARVNYSYKGKYNFTLSGRADGSSRFGSESLWGYFPSAGFSWNITDEEFANNIKGVTEAKLRITAGTTGNQEIGNYLSLASMGSVNYSFGGTLYTGIAPTRLANPDLKWEKTDQYNVGLDLSLLDRKINFVFDVYYKKTKDLLISVPVPLSSGYATVLQNIGGVENKGFEVGLTTENLKTENFAWNSNVVFSLNRNKVTEIGNGVNEFFPVVPNGSLLQQQPVIVKVGLPLGTFWGYTTNGIFQTQEEVNTQPKINSLANTKVGDRKYVDANGDGVINALDKGNLGTSQPKFVGSFSNTISYNDFDLNFSFQGSYGGKIFNALNQQLEISTLGTNAAATLNDRWTPTNPSNEIPRATSSPLGIVSERYVEDASFLRLKLITLGYTLPKSVSKKLGTKSVKVYISAENLITWTKYTGYDPEVSSYEQNNLYPGIDFGSYPNSKTFISGLNVTF, via the coding sequence ATGAAAAAAAAGTTAAACATACACATACTGCTGTTTCTACTCTTCATAACAGCAGGCATACAAGCCCAAAATACTACCCCACTTATTCAGTCAAAATTGGATGGAACTGTAGTCGATGATGTTACAAATCAACCCATTATTGGAGCATCTGTAACTATTAAAGGAACAACTCACGGTGTTATTACAGATGCAGAAGGAAAATTCTATTTTCAAACTGGACAGAAATTTCCTTATACTTTAATTGTAAGTTATATTGGCTACAAAAAGGCAGAAGTTATTGTAGAAAAAAATCCAGTAATTATTAACCTAAAAGAAGAGCGTCAAGAGCTTGATGAATTGGTAGTTGTAGGATACGGAACTCAAAAAAGAAAAGATATTACGGGTTCTGTGGCTTCTGTTCCAAAAGCTAATTTATCTCAAGTTACTTCTTCTGCTGATAATCTTTTGAGAGGTGCAGTTGCTGGGGTTGTAGTCACACAAAGTTCTGGCCGCCCAGGTGCTTCTTCAAGCGTACGTATTCGCGGTGGAAACTCAATTACAGCAGGTAACGAACCACTTTATGTTGTTGACGGAATCTTAATTTATAATGATAACGCGAACAGCTCTGCGGGAGTTACTTATGCAGGTGCAAGTGTAAACGTTTTGTCTACTATTAACCCTGCTGATATTGAATCTATTGAAGTTCTGAAAGATGCCTCTGCAACAGCAATTTATGGTTCTCGCGGTGCCAATGGAGTTGTTATTATTACGACTAAAAAAGGAACAAAAGGACAAGATAATATTTCGTATCAAGGTTATTTCGGATTTCAAAATATTTCAAAGAAATTAAAACTGATGAATGCCAGCGAATGGGCAAGTTTACGAAATGATGTTCAGGCAAGTATCGGTCAAGCTCCTTCGTTTACGGCTGCACAAATAGAAGCTTTTAAAACTTCTGGAAGTTATGATTGGCAATCTGCGGCTTTTAGAACTGCCGCTCCTGTTCAGAGTCATAATTTATCTTTTTCTGGCGGAGATGAAAGATCAAGATATTCGGTTTCTGCTGGCTATTTTGATCAAGAAGGAATTGTTTTAGGTTCTGATTTTAAACGTATTTCTCTTCGCGCTAATTACGAAAGAAACTATTCTCAGAATTTCAAATTTGGAGTAAATGCCAACTACACTTACTCTCTTGCAAACGGCGTAGGAACTTCTGGAAGCGGAAGAACTCCAAATCCTTTAGTTGCTGCCGTTTTGACTGCGCCTGTCGTTCCTATAAAAAACGCTGACGGAAGTTATAATGTAACCAATAATCCGTACACGACTTCTGTAAATGGTTATGTGCCAAATCCGATTAATGATTTGGAAAACACAACTAATCAGACCAATTTAAACAGAATATTGACCAGTTTATTTGGCGAATATAAAATCACCAAAAAACTAACTGCAAAAGTTGCAGTAAGCGGCGACGTTTTAAATACTAAACAAAATTATTATGCTCCTGCAAATACAACTACTGGAGCTGGAACGAAAGGTTTAGCTTCTGTTGGAGATCGTTTAGTTGGTTCTGTTTTGAATGAAAATACATTAAACTATAATACAACTTTTGGAGAAAATCATAAGTTTTCTGCTTTAGGAGGTTACACGCTTCAATATACAAAAGGTGAAGTGGTAAATGCTGGAGCAAACACTTTTGTAAATGATGCCAATACTTACAACGCACTTCAAGACGGTGTTGCTGTAAAACCTTATAGCGAAGCTTACGAAAGCGTACTTAAATCTTGGTTGGCAAGAGTAAATTATTCTTATAAAGGAAAATACAATTTTACACTTTCTGGTCGTGCCGATGGATCTTCAAGATTTGGTTCTGAATCACTTTGGGGTTATTTCCCGTCTGCTGGTTTTTCTTGGAACATTACAGATGAAGAATTTGCAAACAATATTAAAGGTGTTACCGAAGCTAAACTTAGAATTACAGCTGGAACAACAGGAAATCAAGAAATTGGAAATTACCTTTCTCTAGCGTCAATGGGTTCTGTAAATTATTCTTTTGGAGGAACATTATACACTGGTATCGCTCCTACCCGACTGGCAAATCCTGATTTGAAGTGGGAAAAAACAGATCAATATAATGTTGGTTTAGATTTATCATTACTTGATCGAAAAATCAATTTTGTTTTTGATGTGTACTACAAAAAAACAAAAGATTTGTTAATCAGCGTTCCAGTTCCTTTGAGTTCTGGTTATGCAACTGTTCTTCAAAATATTGGTGGAGTTGAAAATAAAGGTTTTGAAGTTGGACTAACAACCGAAAACCTGAAAACAGAAAACTTTGCATGGAATTCAAATGTGGTATTTTCTTTAAACAGAAATAAAGTTACTGAAATCGGAAATGGCGTTAATGAATTTTTTCCTGTAGTTCCAAACGGTTCTTTATTACAGCAACAACCTGTTATTGTAAAAGTTGGTCTGCCTTTAGGAACTTTCTGGGGGTATACAACAAACGGAATTTTCCAGACTCAGGAAGAAGTAAATACTCAGCCAAAAATTAATAGTTTGGCAAATACTAAAGTTGGAGACAGAAAATATGTAGATGCAAATGGCGATGGTGTTATCAATGCTTTGGATAAAGGAAATTTAGGAACTTCTCAGCCAAAATTTGTTGGAAGTTTCAGCAACACCATTTCATACAATGATTTTGATTTGAATTTCTCTTTCCAAGGATCTTATGGCGGAAAAATATTCAACGCTTTAAATCAGCAATTAGAAATTTCTACTCTTGGAACTAACGCAGCGGCTACATTGAATGATCGTTGGACTCCAACAAATCCAAGCAATGAAATTCCGAGAGCGACAAGTTCACCGTTAGGAATTGTTTCTGAAAGATATGTTGAAGATGCTTCTTTCTTAAGATTGAAATTAATAACTCTTGGCTACACATTACCAAAAAGCGTTTCTAAAAAACTGGGAACAAAAAGTGTAAAAGTGTACATATCTGCCGAAAACTTAATTACATGGACAAAATACACTGGATATGATCCAGAAGTAAGTTCATACGAACAAAACAACTTATATCCGGGAATTGATTTTGGTTCTTATCCAAACTCAAAAACATTCATCTCGGGCTTGAACGTAACTTTCTAA
- a CDS encoding MFS transporter — protein MNNLSLSHRILFLNTLAFTVCFACWTLNGVLVTFLADKGIINFTVIEIGWLLGIPILSGSIFRLPIGILTDKYGGKIIFSTLLLLCSIPLFLLPFANSFWSFAVLSFFFGLVGTSFAVGIGYTSVWYPKEWQGRALGIFGMGNAGAAITTFIAPTLLNYLSEKDPINGWKMLPVIYAVVLVIIGILFIVFAKNKTNQGVSKNITELLSPLKKTRVWRFGTYYFLVFGFFVAYSQWLLPNFMNVYGTTLVMGGMFATMFSLPSGVIRAFGGYLSDKFGARKVMYWVLGSSIVISFLLMFPKMEIFTAGPGVMAMNNGVVTEIAADKIVVNDKIHQIEAKKDSEINRQSVFPVKTSWQEIIVKQNQEVKKKELLAQGVTQINFSANLWVYLVLVILIGISWGIGKAAVYKHIPEYFPNEVGVVGGMVGLIGGLGGFLGPIIFGYLLNYTGLWTSSWIFIFVVSVLCLLWMHRTIINATRTKLPNFTRDIESNH, from the coding sequence ATGAATAACCTCTCTCTATCACACCGTATTTTATTTTTAAATACACTAGCTTTTACAGTATGTTTTGCATGCTGGACATTAAATGGTGTTTTAGTAACTTTTTTGGCAGATAAAGGAATTATTAATTTTACGGTTATTGAAATAGGCTGGCTACTAGGAATTCCAATTCTTTCGGGTTCTATTTTTAGGCTACCAATCGGAATTTTAACGGATAAATACGGTGGAAAAATTATTTTTTCAACTTTACTTTTATTATGTTCCATTCCACTTTTTTTATTGCCCTTCGCTAATTCCTTCTGGAGTTTTGCCGTTTTAAGCTTTTTCTTTGGATTGGTAGGAACGAGTTTTGCAGTTGGAATTGGCTATACATCTGTCTGGTATCCAAAAGAATGGCAGGGTAGAGCTTTGGGAATTTTCGGAATGGGAAATGCAGGTGCGGCAATTACCACTTTTATTGCGCCAACTTTATTAAATTATCTATCAGAAAAAGATCCTATAAATGGCTGGAAAATGCTTCCGGTTATCTATGCGGTTGTTCTTGTAATTATCGGAATACTTTTTATTGTTTTTGCTAAAAACAAAACCAATCAGGGCGTTTCAAAAAATATAACAGAATTATTATCTCCGCTCAAAAAAACTAGAGTTTGGCGTTTTGGAACCTATTACTTTTTAGTTTTTGGCTTTTTTGTTGCCTATTCGCAATGGCTTCTTCCCAATTTTATGAATGTTTACGGTACAACTTTAGTAATGGGTGGAATGTTTGCCACAATGTTCAGTTTGCCTTCTGGAGTTATTAGAGCTTTTGGCGGATATCTTTCAGATAAATTCGGAGCTAGAAAAGTAATGTATTGGGTTTTAGGTTCTTCTATTGTGATTAGCTTTTTACTGATGTTTCCTAAAATGGAAATTTTTACTGCTGGTCCTGGTGTAATGGCAATGAATAATGGTGTTGTAACAGAAATTGCAGCAGATAAAATAGTTGTAAACGACAAAATACATCAAATAGAAGCTAAAAAAGATTCCGAAATAAACAGGCAATCTGTTTTTCCGGTAAAAACATCTTGGCAGGAAATCATAGTGAAACAAAATCAAGAAGTAAAAAAGAAAGAATTATTAGCGCAAGGAGTGACACAAATAAATTTTAGTGCCAATCTCTGGGTTTATTTAGTATTGGTAATCCTTATCGGAATTTCATGGGGAATTGGTAAGGCCGCTGTTTACAAACATATTCCAGAATACTTTCCGAATGAAGTAGGAGTTGTAGGTGGAATGGTTGGATTAATAGGCGGTTTAGGAGGATTTTTGGGTCCAATAATCTTCGGATATCTTCTTAATTACACTGGATTATGGACAAGTTCTTGGATATTTATTTTCGTAGTTTCTGTTCTTTGTCTTCTATGGATGCACAGAACAATAATAAATGCGACGAGAACTAAATTACCAAACTTTACAAGAGACATAGAAAGCAATCATTAA
- a CDS encoding MFS transporter encodes MKTWLDKWDPEDEVFWNSGGSKIAWRTLTITTITLILSFASWFMMSVIAVKLPGLGFNFSKDQLFWLTAIPGLAAGFLRIVHTFLLPIFGTRHIVSFATLIKLIPVIGIGFAIMNVNTPFWVFAVLAFTTGFGGGDFSSYMPSTSLFFPQRLKGTALGLQAGIGNFGVSIAQFVTPLIISVGIYGAASGFTSVDPKETLALLQTSSLEKQKEVFATFDAEVQTKILSNVKTNVIDSVSNAINSTDNVVIFNALPIKAKAKAIANANPKLAEKILDNINPENTAVKKSEIYLQSAAFWYVPFLIIMAILSWFYLRSIPMMASVKEQMDIFSNKHTWYCTITYVMTFGTFAGLSAAFPLMIKFLYGDFPNAPDPLVYAFYGPLLGSASRIAFGFVADKVGGAILTTITGLGILAGAIILVTQGLVAPTSMEQFPLFVTVILAMFFFTGIGNAGTFRQYPIIFKENPRQAAGVIGWTAAIAAFGPFIFSKLIGNNISANGTVNQFFIGVAIFTILATGINWWFYNRKNCEKPS; translated from the coding sequence ATGAAAACTTGGTTAGACAAATGGGATCCGGAAGATGAAGTATTTTGGAATTCTGGCGGAAGTAAAATTGCATGGAGAACATTAACAATAACAACAATAACTTTAATTTTATCCTTTGCTTCTTGGTTTATGATGAGCGTTATAGCTGTTAAATTACCGGGATTAGGATTTAATTTTTCTAAAGATCAGCTTTTTTGGCTAACCGCTATTCCTGGGCTTGCAGCTGGTTTTTTGAGAATTGTACATACTTTTTTATTACCCATTTTTGGCACACGTCATATAGTATCTTTCGCAACATTAATTAAATTAATTCCAGTAATCGGGATTGGTTTTGCCATTATGAATGTCAATACGCCATTTTGGGTTTTTGCTGTTTTAGCATTTACTACAGGTTTTGGCGGTGGAGATTTCTCTTCTTATATGCCAAGTACAAGCTTGTTTTTTCCTCAAAGATTAAAAGGAACAGCCTTAGGACTACAAGCAGGAATTGGGAATTTTGGAGTTTCGATCGCGCAATTTGTTACGCCTTTGATAATTAGCGTCGGAATTTATGGTGCTGCTTCAGGCTTTACAAGTGTTGATCCTAAAGAAACTTTAGCGCTTTTACAAACTTCAAGTTTAGAAAAACAAAAAGAAGTTTTTGCCACTTTTGATGCTGAAGTTCAGACTAAAATACTTTCTAACGTAAAGACAAACGTCATCGATTCGGTAAGTAACGCAATAAATTCGACTGATAATGTTGTTATTTTTAATGCATTACCAATAAAAGCTAAAGCAAAAGCTATCGCAAATGCAAATCCAAAACTAGCCGAAAAAATCTTAGACAACATAAATCCTGAAAATACAGCTGTTAAAAAATCGGAAATTTACTTGCAGTCTGCAGCATTTTGGTATGTTCCATTTTTAATTATTATGGCAATTTTAAGTTGGTTTTATTTAAGAAGCATTCCAATGATGGCTTCTGTAAAAGAACAAATGGATATTTTCTCAAACAAACATACTTGGTATTGCACGATAACTTATGTAATGACATTTGGAACTTTTGCAGGTTTGTCTGCTGCTTTTCCCCTGATGATTAAATTTCTTTACGGAGATTTTCCAAATGCGCCAGATCCTTTAGTATATGCATTCTATGGTCCATTATTAGGTTCTGCCAGCCGTATTGCTTTCGGATTTGTTGCCGATAAAGTAGGAGGAGCAATCCTAACAACCATTACAGGTTTAGGAATTTTAGCTGGAGCAATCATATTGGTAACGCAGGGATTAGTTGCACCAACAAGCATGGAACAATTTCCTCTTTTTGTAACTGTAATTTTAGCTATGTTCTTCTTTACCGGAATTGGAAATGCGGGTACTTTTAGACAATATCCAATCATATTTAAAGAAAATCCACGTCAGGCAGCTGGAGTTATTGGTTGGACAGCAGCAATTGCAGCTTTTGGACCTTTTATCTTTTCTAAATTAATTGGAAATAATATTTCTGCTAATGGTACTGTAAATCAATTCTTTATTGGTGTTGCTATTTTCACTATATTAGCTACAGGTATCAATTGGTGGTTTTACAATCGTAAAAATTGTGAGAAACCGAGTTAA
- a CDS encoding MFS transporter: MKNKTFNTKALLVATLVSILTIILVFYGSRKLQNFDAALVTYLFGTVFAFFGIVYRYTVWLQRPPTWMYFKRSLKFLFTGKIFSHLWFLGKETAQNIVVQKFIYPRSKWRWFAHFCIALGCLSAFAITIPLTFGWIHFTLAPNSISIYEAHFFGFKMMDFKINSFLAFLIFHALNWSSWLVIIGSVYYLRRRLTNPGLIATQTFEGDLLPLILLIAISVTGLCLTYSYQFMKGFAYDFLAVIHAVTVIMFLIWIPFGKFFHIIQRPAQIGAHIYKQEGIKQGMAVCPHTGEEFATKLHIDDLKIVTKELGFDFTHEDGTSHLDLSPEGKRSRLAQAHLKARLEGGNLFG, encoded by the coding sequence ATGAAAAATAAAACGTTTAATACCAAAGCCTTACTTGTTGCAACTCTGGTTTCTATACTTACCATTATACTCGTTTTTTATGGTTCCAGAAAATTGCAGAATTTTGATGCAGCCTTAGTCACTTATTTATTCGGAACCGTATTTGCTTTCTTCGGAATAGTTTACAGATATACCGTTTGGTTGCAAAGACCTCCAACTTGGATGTATTTCAAAAGAAGTTTGAAATTTCTTTTTACAGGAAAAATATTTTCACATTTGTGGTTTTTAGGAAAAGAAACTGCTCAGAATATCGTCGTTCAAAAATTTATTTACCCAAGAAGCAAATGGCGCTGGTTTGCCCATTTTTGTATTGCATTAGGATGTTTATCCGCATTTGCGATAACAATTCCGCTTACATTTGGATGGATTCATTTTACGCTTGCACCAAATTCAATTTCCATCTACGAAGCACATTTCTTCGGATTTAAAATGATGGATTTTAAAATAAATTCCTTTTTGGCATTTCTTATTTTTCATGCCTTAAACTGGTCTTCATGGTTAGTAATTATAGGTTCTGTTTATTATTTAAGAAGAAGACTAACCAATCCTGGATTAATTGCAACACAGACTTTTGAAGGCGATTTGTTACCATTAATTTTATTAATCGCCATTTCTGTAACTGGTTTATGTTTAACCTATTCCTATCAGTTCATGAAAGGTTTTGCCTATGATTTCCTTGCTGTAATTCATGCGGTAACCGTAATCATGTTTTTAATATGGATTCCGTTTGGAAAATTCTTTCATATCATTCAGCGTCCCGCACAAATTGGAGCACATATTTACAAACAGGAAGGAATCAAACAAGGAATGGCAGTTTGTCCGCATACTGGAGAAGAATTTGCTACAAAACTTCATATAGATGATTTAAAAATCGTAACCAAAGAACTAGGTTTTGATTTTACACACGAAGATGGAACTTCTCACCTCGATTTAAGTCCAGAAGGAAAAAGATCTCGTTTAGCGCAAGCTCATTTAAAAGCCAGACTAGAAGGCGGAAATTTATTTGGATAG
- a CDS encoding molybdopterin oxidoreductase family protein, whose protein sequence is MAKLPVATEKIIEAFGPHLNYAPVDGYNGRDEPDDVVKTHCCFCGMQCGIQLLVKENKVVGFEPWMEFPFNEGRLCPKGVQRYLQNNHPDRLLHPIQRVEGKGFEKVSWDDAMDKTISEIKRIQEKYGKHAFSMLSGVSLTNEKSYLVGKFARVALKTRNLDYNGRLCMVSAGAGNKKAFGLDRASNNYSDLEYAEVIIVTGANISETFPTLTHWIWKARDRGAKLIVIDPRMIPLARTADIHLDVKPGTDSALYGAMLKYLVDHDMLDHDFIDNYTSGFQETIDAVKDYTLEWAEEVTGIDKEKIKAAAELWGKAKTSFLLHARGIEHHSKGVDNVLGCINLVLATGRIGRPYCGYGTITGQGNGQGGREHGHKCDQLPGNRDIENPEHRKYISEVWGIDEKDLPGKGLTAYEIIEAIHRDEIKGLISICFNPLVSLPNNNYVRSALEKLEFYVCIDFFLNETARHADIVLAGSLQEEEEGTTTSAEGRVIRIRQAVTPPGEARTDTSILLEIAKRLGEEDKFTYNNSEEIFNELRVASKGGTADYFGITYKKVEDKMGVFWPCPTEDHPGTPRLWEDKKFKTPDGKAHFNPAPYKLPGEITDEEYPITLTTGRVVSQYLSGTQTRRIGKLVDQFPEPMLEIHPELAAKYGIKQRELVRVATRRGEGTFPANIVETIRKDTVFIPYHWPGHKSANQLTPGTLDPISKIPEFKVCACLLDPQGKIAPPAKESEAYASV, encoded by the coding sequence ATGGCAAAACTACCCGTAGCAACTGAAAAAATAATTGAAGCATTTGGGCCACATCTAAACTACGCTCCCGTAGACGGATATAACGGACGTGATGAACCAGATGACGTTGTAAAAACACATTGCTGTTTTTGCGGAATGCAATGCGGAATTCAATTATTGGTAAAAGAAAATAAAGTAGTAGGTTTTGAACCGTGGATGGAATTTCCGTTTAACGAAGGGCGTTTGTGTCCAAAAGGAGTTCAAAGATATCTTCAAAATAATCACCCAGACCGACTTTTGCACCCAATACAAAGAGTAGAAGGAAAGGGGTTTGAAAAAGTTTCATGGGATGATGCGATGGATAAAACCATTTCTGAAATAAAACGTATTCAGGAGAAATATGGTAAACATGCTTTTTCCATGTTATCTGGAGTTTCATTAACCAACGAAAAAAGTTATTTGGTTGGAAAATTTGCTCGTGTTGCTTTAAAGACAAGAAATCTTGATTACAACGGAAGGCTTTGTATGGTAAGCGCTGGGGCAGGAAATAAAAAAGCATTTGGTTTAGATCGAGCTTCAAACAATTATTCGGACTTAGAATATGCCGAAGTTATAATTGTAACTGGAGCCAACATTAGTGAAACATTCCCAACCCTAACACATTGGATTTGGAAAGCCAGAGATCGCGGAGCAAAATTAATTGTAATCGATCCAAGAATGATTCCGTTGGCAAGAACTGCCGATATTCATCTCGATGTAAAACCAGGAACAGATTCTGCTTTATATGGCGCAATGCTAAAATATTTGGTAGATCACGATATGTTAGATCATGATTTTATCGATAATTATACATCAGGATTTCAGGAAACGATTGATGCTGTTAAAGATTATACTTTGGAATGGGCAGAAGAAGTAACTGGAATTGATAAAGAGAAAATAAAAGCTGCCGCAGAATTATGGGGAAAAGCAAAAACAAGCTTTTTACTGCACGCGCGCGGCATTGAACATCACTCAAAAGGTGTTGATAATGTTTTAGGTTGCATCAATCTGGTTTTGGCAACAGGAAGAATTGGAAGACCATATTGTGGTTACGGAACTATTACTGGACAAGGAAATGGTCAAGGCGGAAGAGAGCACGGGCATAAATGTGATCAATTACCCGGAAACAGAGATATCGAAAACCCAGAACACAGAAAATACATATCTGAAGTTTGGGGAATCGACGAAAAAGATTTACCTGGAAAAGGACTCACTGCTTATGAAATTATAGAAGCCATTCACAGAGATGAAATCAAAGGATTAATTTCGATTTGTTTCAATCCACTGGTTTCGCTTCCAAACAATAATTATGTACGTTCAGCATTAGAAAAATTAGAATTTTATGTTTGTATTGATTTCTTCTTAAATGAAACGGCAAGGCATGCCGATATTGTTTTGGCAGGATCTTTACAGGAAGAAGAAGAAGGAACAACAACATCTGCAGAAGGACGAGTTATAAGAATCAGACAAGCAGTTACACCTCCGGGAGAAGCAAGAACGGATACTTCAATTTTATTAGAAATAGCCAAAAGATTAGGTGAGGAAGACAAATTCACGTACAATAACAGTGAAGAAATCTTCAATGAATTGCGTGTAGCATCAAAAGGTGGTACTGCTGATTATTTTGGAATTACGTATAAAAAAGTAGAAGATAAGATGGGAGTTTTTTGGCCTTGTCCAACAGAAGATCATCCAGGAACACCAAGACTTTGGGAAGATAAAAAGTTTAAAACACCAGATGGGAAGGCGCATTTTAATCCCGCACCGTACAAACTTCCAGGCGAAATTACAGATGAAGAATATCCAATAACATTAACAACTGGCCGAGTTGTTTCGCAATACTTAAGCGGAACGCAAACACGTCGAATTGGAAAATTGGTAGATCAATTTCCGGAACCAATGTTAGAAATTCATCCAGAATTAGCTGCAAAATACGGAATCAAACAAAGAGAATTAGTGAGAGTTGCAACAAGAAGAGGCGAAGGAACTTTTCCTGCCAATATTGTAGAAACCATTAGAAAAGATACCGTTTTTATTCCGTATCACTGGCCGGGACATAAATCAGCCAATCAACTAACGCCGGGAACTTTAGATCCAATTTCTAAAATTCCGGAATTTAAAGTTTGTGCCTGTTTATTAGATCCGCAAGGAAAAATAGCGCCGCCGGCAAAAGAATCTGAAGCGTATGCAAGTGTTTAA